A DNA window from Mytilus edulis chromosome 14, xbMytEdul2.2, whole genome shotgun sequence contains the following coding sequences:
- the LOC139503829 gene encoding uncharacterized protein produces the protein MPSTCSTDKQYEIMYSKFSRKDGLILVCGVSTFFILTHAGESLFGSSVKVPVGIIIACSCWIISSWERYNATQQLNMVIDKIHRENECLKSNLAEQDEKLAQHQLKQLESENKSREENHKSKQKCEEVEREMEQFITRSNLEIENIKTALVSQHELESQMYKDRCISLTEHLRTAMTEGYSIETQLQSAKIEIQQKHEAFEQYKKSSKKRLDAMKTQLQIAWINFQKEREEYEENKMSSQKRYDTMVTKLQTAKIEFQKQCEKYDQYETSSKRKIDTMETQLTTAGREFQKEHEEYEEYKKSSRKRFDSMETQLQKIRIEMQKNHETYEEYEKSSKKKIYTLEMENNNYKELLQKQREIANTYEVDSERILQTCLVELEKTNNENNSMKLENKNLNKRVVELKKKPELPTCSICMERERNTYIDPCGHTFCMVCATEVMCRNRQCPVCRKYMSKTGQLYLN, from the exons AtgccttcaacatgttcaacggATAAACAGTATGAAATCATGTATTCAAAGTTTTCAAGGAAAGATGGTTTGATACTTGTA TGTGGGGTTAGCACCTTTTTCATCTTAACACATGCTGGAGAGTCTCTGTTTGGCAGCTCTGTCAAGGTTCCTGTAGGAATTATTATAGCATGCTCCTGCTGGATCATATCAAGTTGGGAAAg ATATAATGCAACACAACAATTAAACATGGTGATAGACAAGATACATAGAGAAAATGAGTGTTTGAAATCAAATCTTGCAGAACAAGACGAGAAGTTGGCACAGCATCAACTCAAACAACTTGAATCTGAAAACAAGTCGCGTgaggaaaatcacaaaagtaaACAAAAGTGTGAAGAAGTTGAAAGAGAAATGGAACAATTTATCACAAG GAGTAATTTAGAGATCGAAAATATCAAAACAGCTCTGGTCAGTCAACACGAGTTGGAAAGTCAAATGTATAAGGATAGATGTATTAGTCTAACAGAACATTTAAGGACAGCTATGACGGAAGGATATTCAATAGAAACTCAGTTACAATCAGCTAAGATAGAAATTCAGCAAAAACATGAAGCATTTGAACAGTATAAAAAGTCATCAAAGAAAAGATTAGACGCAATGAAAACTCAGTTACAAATAGCTTGGATAAATTTTCAGAAAGAACGTGAAGAATATGAAGAGAATAAAATGTCCTCGCAGAAAAGATATGACACTATGGTAACTAAGTTACAAACAGCAAAGATAGAATTTCAGAAACAATGTGAAAAATATGATCAGTATGAAACGTCATCCAAGAGAAAAATTGACACAATGGAAACTCAATTAACAACAGCTGGGAGAGAATTTCAGAAAGAACATGAAGAGTATGAAGAGTATAAAAAGTCATCCAGGAAAAGATTTGACTCAATGGAAACTCAATTACAAAAAATCAGGATAGAAATGCAGAAAAACCATGAAACATATGAAGAGTATGAAAAGTCATCCAAGaaaaaaatttacacattggaaaTGGAAAATAACAATTACAAGGAGTTGCTTCAGAAACAAAGAGAAATTGCAAATAC ATATGAAGTCGACTCAGAAAGAATTCTTCAAACATGCTTAGTAGAATTAGAAAAGACGAATAATGAGAATAATTCGATGAAGTTAGAGAACAAAAATCTAAATAAGAGAGTCGTAGAATTGAAGAAG aaacctGAGCTTCCAACTTGTAGTATATGTATGGAAAGAGAACGCAATACTTATATTGACCCATGTGGTCACACATTTTGTATGGTGTGTGCCACAGAAGTAATGTGTCGCAATAGACAATGTCCAGTGTGTCGAAAATACATGTCTAAAACTGGTCAACTTTATCTCAATTGA
- the LOC139502807 gene encoding BTB/POZ domain-containing protein 6-like: METVISDSTDWRDDKSNRECLSYMLKHEIMCDVIFLVGSEKKAIPAHKVILASRSPVFYTMFEGSLPEKGEIAVPDIDENTFRVLLQYIYCEEVKVTSENMQDLLYASDKYMLFKVKSECEQRLKETVNTSDPLKTLQTAMEFNMEELKSESIRYIEKHAEKCLYSELALKLSIECVEEILKSEYLSCTETDVCQFILEWALHQCTISEKEITGENLRSILNDLLFLVRFPLVEKEYFVKNFMPLNILKEEEIISMFTAPFTDKKQLFKPIARVPVSDRTSYRLVRHRSVGNSRRNTDQIDALGIRTDKPIWMKGIIVYDGYGTQPGTTSMSFASNSNILLLNSAGEKCFEMKASIYSSVPSETYDVKIASPFLLKANTSYTLLVKNINFTSYFGKDCKTTCTSNGVTVTYRNSAMCTTDTSTSKGQIAGLLFSI, from the exons ATGGAAACAGTTATCAGTGATAGTACTGATTGGAGAGACGACAAATCTAATCGTGAATGTTTGTCATACATGTTGAAGCATGAAATAATGTGTGATGTCATATTTCTTGTTGGAAGTGAGAAAAAAGCCATACCAGCCCATAAAGTCATTTTAGCCAGCAGAAGTCCTGTTTTCTATACTATGTTTGAAGGTTCACTACCAGAGAAAGGAGAAATTGCTGTACCTGATATTGATGAAAATACGTTTCGAGTCCTTCTGCA GTACATATACTGTGAGGAAGTAAAAGTTACATCTGAAAATATGCAAGATTTGTTGTATGCTTCtgataaatatatgttgttcAAAGTCAAATCAGAATGCGAACAAAGATTGAAAGAAACAGTTAACACGTCAGATCCTTTGAAGACCCTTCAAACTGCAATGGAATTCAACATGGAAGAACTAAAATCAGAGAGTATTCGGTACATAGAAAAACATGCCGAAAAATGTTTATATTCAGAATTAGCGTTAAAACTATCCATTGAATGCGTAGAAGAAATTTTAAAATCAGAATATCTCAGCTGCACTGAAACTGATGTTTGCCAGTTTATACTTGAATGGGCATTGCATCAGTGCACCATCTCGGAGAAAGAAATTACTGGAGAAAACTTACGTTCTATTTTGAATGACCTATTGTTTTTGGTTAGGTTTCCGCTTGTTGAAAAGGAATACTTTGTGAAGAACTTTATGCcgttgaacattttaaaagaagAAGAAATTATAAGTATGTTTACAGCACCATTTACGgataaaaaacaattgtttaaacCAATTGCCCGAGTTCCAGTCTCTGATAGGACATCGTATCGTCTAGTACGGCATCGTTCAGTAGGGAATTCCAGGCGAAATACAGATCAAATTGATGCACTAGGAATTCGAACAGACAAACCAATATGGATGAAAGGGATAATAGTTTATGATGGGTATGGCACTCAGCCTGGCACCACGTCAATGTCCTTTGCTAGTAATAGTAACATATTACTACTAAATAGTGCAGGCGAAAAGTGTTTTGAAATGAAAGCTTCAATTTATTCATCGGTTCCAAGCGAAACATACGATGTAAAAATAGCCTCTCCATTTTTATTGAAAGCTAATACATCATACACATTATTggtaaaaaatataaactttacgTCTTATTTTGGGAAGGATTGTAAAACAACATGCACCAGTAATGGTGTAACAGTCACATACAGGAACTCAGCCATGTGTACAACAGATACCAGCACTAGTAAAGGACAAATTGCTGGGCTGTTATTTAGCATATAG